In the Oxobacter pfennigii genome, one interval contains:
- the pth gene encoding aminoacyl-tRNA hydrolase has product MYIIAGLGNPGKDYENTRHNAGFDVLDYLAYKNNINITKSKFKALCGEGFIENNKVLLIKPQTYMNASGESLFDAINFYNEEIKNLIVVYDDTSIPLGRLRIRPSGSDGGHNGMKSIIYMLEDDAFPRVRVGIGAPKYNMIDYVLGRFSKEERMIIDDVIKICADSIYEIINFGVQESMNKYNSYKHPSLIEDEE; this is encoded by the coding sequence ATGTACATTATAGCGGGATTAGGAAACCCGGGTAAAGATTATGAGAATACAAGACATAATGCAGGCTTTGATGTATTGGATTATCTGGCATACAAGAATAATATCAATATAACTAAATCCAAGTTTAAGGCGTTGTGTGGCGAAGGTTTTATTGAAAATAACAAGGTTCTTTTGATAAAACCCCAGACATATATGAATGCCAGCGGTGAAAGTCTGTTTGATGCAATAAACTTTTATAATGAAGAAATTAAAAACTTAATTGTGGTATATGATGATACAAGTATACCCTTAGGAAGACTCAGAATAAGACCTTCAGGAAGTGACGGAGGTCATAACGGAATGAAATCCATTATATATATGCTGGAGGATGATGCTTTCCCCCGGGTGAGGGTAGGTATAGGCGCTCCTAAATATAATATGATAGACTATGTGCTGGGAAGGTTTTCGAAGGAAGAGAGAATGATTATAGACGACGTAATTAAGATATGTGCCGACTCCATTTATGAAATCATAAATTTTGGTGTGCAGGAGTCCATGAACAAGTACAACAGCTATAAACATCCCTCCCTTATTGAGGATGAAGAATAA
- the yabP gene encoding sporulation protein YabP — MDERNRVKPELKPQSSRILKGDRKHSYSLENREKMVLSGVLNVESFNEGEIMLETELGMLSIKGSALHMSKLNLETGDLLINGSIDSCVYSEKQDFKTKGAGILSKLFK; from the coding sequence ATGGATGAAAGAAATAGAGTGAAACCAGAATTAAAGCCCCAGAGTTCGAGGATTTTAAAGGGAGACAGAAAACATAGCTATTCTTTAGAAAACAGAGAAAAAATGGTGCTTTCAGGAGTACTTAATGTTGAAAGTTTCAATGAAGGAGAAATAATGTTAGAAACAGAATTAGGCATGCTCTCCATAAAGGGATCGGCATTGCATATGAGCAAGCTCAATTTAGAAACAGGGGATTTGCTTATTAACGGCAGCATCGATTCATGTGTCTATAGTGAAAAGCAGGATTTTAAAACCAAAGGAGCGGGAATTTTAAGCAAATTATTCAAGTAG
- the mfd gene encoding transcription-repair coupling factor has product MLGLIKPFEEINEYKSLLLNIRKNAGPVAVYGLSESQRSHMAYSLFHNIKRPLIFITYNDLEAKKVYEDLLLFTDNVCFLPSKEVLLYDVDAISRDIVSERLKVIKDLINNDHLIVVTSVDNIAKKYVNPNIFKKYTLELNVGDTIDLMDLTETFIISGYERVDIVEGKGQFSIRGGIIDFYSLTNKAPYRIELFDDEIDSIREFDILTQRSTDKVDCAQIFPARETIIEKDAVNLAVEKINREYEKRVSVKRSKKEREYDDRIKEKVKHVLEKLKEAIYFEGIDSFLPYFYNRFFSIFNYFKLTPLVVVDEPSRVLQRMNILSFEFQELFENLLSKGEVLPSQGELLYTKEDALGMLNEYGVVTLNVLPKLTEEFNPVCGISFTAVTMHPFHGQIEILIENLEKWKRQKYKTVILSGTPAKGQRLVETLKEKGIESVYYDVLPENLVEGQIMITRGALNRGFEYPIMSLAVISDREIFGEAKHKRRAVIKKGVSQIKSFTDLKLGDYVVHVNHGIGSFQGVKQLVVEGIKKDYLDLRYASGDKLYVPVDQLDMVQKYIGAEGKPPKIHKLGGTDWVKAKARVKESIKAMADDLVKLYALRQEVIGHSFPKDTPWQKQFEEEFPYEETPDQLTAIEDIKKDMERSKPMDRLLCGDVGYGKTEVAIRAAFKAVMDGKQVAFLVPTTILAEQHYNNFVERFTDFPVKIDMISRFRTPAQQKKTLLALKEGRVDMLVGTHRLLQKDVKFRDLGLLIVDEEQRFGVTHKEAIKSLKKNVDVLTLSATPIPRTLHMSLLGVRDMSVIETPPEERYPIQTYVVEYNEQLIRDAIVRELTRGGQTYFVYNRVETIRDMYAKLSVLVPEAKIAIGHGQMSEHELENVMISFLKGEYDVLLSTTIIETGLDIPNVNTLIVYDSDRMGLSQLYQLRGRVGRSNRLAFAYFTYKRDKILAEVAEKRLRAIKEFTELGSGFKIAMRDLEIRGAGNLLGPEQHGHMDTVGYDMYCRLLEEAIHEVKGENVKQSVETSIDLSINAYIDSSFIGDETQKIEIYKRIASIRDLKDMYDIQEEVEDRFGNIPESLDNLLRIAYIKALASNGGIVNINQKGNIINIYFGNGDSLKPEVVMKLIESYGKLITFNATKAPYFTVRLTDMKNSDILALLKDILEVINSLQ; this is encoded by the coding sequence ATGCTGGGTTTAATAAAACCTTTTGAAGAGATAAATGAATACAAAAGCCTTCTTTTAAATATCAGAAAGAATGCAGGGCCAGTGGCCGTTTACGGACTTTCGGAGTCTCAGAGAAGCCATATGGCGTATTCCCTGTTCCATAATATAAAAAGGCCTTTGATATTCATTACTTATAATGATCTGGAAGCTAAAAAGGTTTACGAGGATTTATTGCTATTTACCGATAATGTATGCTTTCTGCCTTCCAAGGAGGTTCTGCTTTACGATGTGGATGCAATAAGCAGGGATATTGTAAGTGAAAGACTAAAGGTTATTAAAGATCTTATTAATAATGACCATTTGATTGTTGTGACTTCCGTTGATAATATAGCCAAGAAATATGTTAATCCCAATATCTTTAAAAAATACACTTTAGAGCTTAATGTGGGGGATACCATCGATCTGATGGACCTTACGGAAACCTTCATAATTTCAGGCTATGAAAGAGTGGACATAGTGGAAGGAAAAGGCCAGTTCAGCATAAGAGGAGGTATAATAGACTTTTATTCTTTGACAAATAAAGCTCCATACAGAATAGAGCTTTTTGATGATGAGATAGATTCCATAAGGGAGTTTGATATCTTAACTCAAAGATCTACAGACAAGGTTGATTGTGCACAAATTTTCCCTGCAAGGGAGACCATTATTGAAAAAGATGCTGTAAATCTTGCCGTTGAAAAAATAAACCGTGAATATGAAAAAAGGGTTTCGGTTAAAAGAAGTAAAAAAGAAAGGGAATACGATGACCGTATCAAAGAAAAAGTAAAGCATGTTTTAGAAAAGCTTAAGGAGGCAATTTATTTTGAAGGCATAGACAGTTTCCTGCCCTATTTTTATAATAGGTTTTTTAGCATATTCAATTATTTTAAATTAACGCCTCTGGTAGTTGTTGATGAGCCTTCAAGGGTATTGCAGAGAATGAACATTCTGTCCTTTGAGTTCCAGGAATTATTCGAGAATCTTTTATCAAAGGGCGAAGTGCTGCCTTCCCAGGGAGAGCTTTTATACACCAAGGAAGATGCATTGGGCATGTTAAATGAATATGGAGTTGTGACACTTAATGTTTTGCCTAAACTGACTGAGGAGTTCAATCCCGTATGTGGTATAAGCTTTACTGCCGTCACCATGCATCCTTTTCACGGACAGATAGAAATTCTCATTGAAAATTTAGAGAAATGGAAAAGGCAAAAATACAAAACAGTCATTCTCTCCGGTACCCCTGCAAAAGGACAAAGATTGGTCGAAACATTAAAGGAAAAGGGTATTGAATCGGTATATTATGATGTTCTCCCGGAAAATTTGGTGGAAGGCCAGATTATGATAACCAGAGGAGCATTAAACAGGGGCTTTGAATATCCGATTATGAGCCTGGCAGTAATATCCGACCGGGAAATTTTCGGGGAAGCAAAGCATAAGAGAAGGGCAGTTATAAAAAAGGGTGTATCCCAAATAAAAAGTTTTACCGACCTTAAGTTAGGAGACTATGTAGTCCATGTCAACCATGGCATAGGCTCTTTTCAAGGCGTAAAGCAGCTGGTTGTGGAAGGCATTAAAAAGGATTACCTGGATTTGAGGTATGCTTCCGGCGATAAGCTGTATGTTCCCGTAGATCAGCTCGACATGGTGCAGAAATATATCGGAGCGGAAGGAAAGCCACCAAAGATACACAAATTAGGCGGGACCGATTGGGTAAAAGCAAAGGCAAGAGTAAAGGAATCCATTAAAGCCATGGCCGATGATTTAGTCAAGCTCTATGCTCTAAGACAGGAGGTAATAGGCCATTCCTTTCCCAAGGATACTCCGTGGCAGAAGCAGTTTGAAGAGGAATTTCCCTATGAAGAAACTCCCGACCAGCTGACGGCAATTGAGGATATAAAGAAAGACATGGAAAGGTCTAAACCCATGGACAGGCTCTTATGCGGGGATGTGGGCTATGGAAAAACCGAGGTGGCAATACGTGCTGCATTTAAGGCTGTCATGGATGGAAAGCAGGTGGCCTTTTTAGTGCCTACAACAATCTTAGCAGAGCAGCATTATAATAATTTCGTCGAAAGGTTTACCGACTTTCCTGTAAAAATCGATATGATAAGCAGATTCAGAACCCCGGCCCAGCAGAAAAAGACCCTTCTGGCATTAAAGGAAGGGAGGGTTGACATGCTTGTGGGCACTCACAGGCTGCTGCAAAAGGATGTTAAATTTAGAGATTTGGGACTTTTAATAGTGGATGAGGAGCAAAGGTTCGGAGTCACACACAAAGAGGCCATAAAGTCCTTGAAAAAAAACGTGGATGTATTGACCTTATCGGCCACTCCTATTCCTCGAACACTCCATATGTCTCTCTTAGGAGTAAGGGATATGAGTGTAATTGAAACTCCTCCCGAAGAGCGGTATCCCATTCAGACCTATGTGGTGGAATACAATGAACAGCTGATTCGGGATGCCATAGTAAGGGAATTGACAAGGGGTGGCCAGACATACTTCGTATATAACAGAGTGGAAACCATAAGGGATATGTATGCAAAATTAAGCGTACTGGTTCCAGAGGCAAAAATAGCCATAGGGCATGGGCAGATGAGCGAGCATGAGCTTGAAAATGTCATGATAAGCTTTTTAAAAGGTGAATATGACGTCTTGCTGAGCACCACTATTATAGAGACAGGTCTTGATATTCCAAATGTAAATACACTGATAGTCTATGATTCTGACAGGATGGGACTATCCCAGCTTTATCAGCTGAGGGGCAGAGTAGGAAGGTCCAACAGGCTGGCCTTTGCTTATTTCACCTATAAGAGGGATAAAATTTTAGCCGAGGTGGCAGAAAAAAGGCTGCGGGCAATAAAAGAATTCACAGAGTTAGGGTCCGGCTTTAAAATAGCAATGAGGGATTTGGAAATAAGAGGAGCAGGGAACCTGTTAGGCCCCGAACAGCACGGACACATGGATACAGTGGGCTATGACATGTACTGCAGATTATTGGAAGAAGCCATTCACGAAGTCAAGGGCGAAAACGTAAAACAATCCGTGGAAACCTCTATTGATTTGAGTATTAATGCCTATATTGACAGTTCCTTTATTGGGGATGAGACACAAAAGATAGAAATTTACAAGAGAATAGCATCCATAAGGGATTTAAAGGATATGTACGATATACAGGAAGAGGTGGAGGACAGGTTCGGGAATATCCCCGAATCTTTAGATAATCTTTTAAGGATTGCATATATAAAAGCCCTGGCATCCAATGGAGGGATAGTAAATATTAATCAGAAGGGAAATATAATTAACATATATTTCGGCAATGGGGACTCATTAAAGCCTGAGGTGGTAATGAAGCTTATAGAAAGCTACGGCAAACTGATAACTTTTAATGCCACAAAGGCTCCGTATTTTACAGTAAGGCTGACGGATATGAAGAATTCAGATATTCTGGCCCTCTTAAAGGATATACTGGAAGTCATTAATAGTTTGCAGTAA
- a CDS encoding RNA-binding S4 domain-containing protein → MRLDKYLKVSRIIKRRTVAKEACDTGRVSINGKVAKPGTEVNVNDIIEIRFGNRMLKAEILDVAENVKKEGAAAMYRVVEGEDTF, encoded by the coding sequence ATGAGACTGGACAAATATCTTAAAGTATCCAGAATAATAAAAAGAAGAACTGTAGCAAAGGAAGCCTGCGATACTGGCCGGGTATCCATTAACGGAAAAGTCGCAAAGCCGGGTACGGAAGTAAATGTAAATGATATAATCGAAATACGGTTTGGGAACAGGATGCTGAAGGCAGAAATACTTGATGTAGCTGAAAACGTAAAAAAAGAAGGAGCAGCGGCCATGTACAGAGTAGTGGAGGGTGAAGACACTTTTTAA
- a CDS encoding putative polysaccharide biosynthesis protein — MSKKQSFITGALVLGVSGVAAKALGIFFRWPVTMLIGDEGIGIYQLSYPIYMFIIGIMSGFPVAISSMVSQRVAVGNRFGAYRVFRISLYILALLGFFSSLILYFGAPHIIRALRWGKEAYYSLAAVAFAPAFVAIMNCYRGYFQGLQMMTLPAISQIVEQLGRVVIGVSLTYYFLPLGVGFGAAGASLGAGAGAILGCSILIFGFLRDKNDLIPSEKNSKESVVKVIKIILFTAFPISLGMTVNSVMSLIDSIVVPGQLLSAGFSSKIATELYGQLAGKAHVLINVPLTLSTALSISLVPAISEVRALKSFERVKKRSESAFKAAVILGLPSTVGLFLLSDPVLHLVFPGKSEGALILQILSASIIFIIIAQTMVSILQGCGKVFTPVKNIALGSLIKFIVCYILTGMPAINIKGAAISSVIGHMVAALLSYRDAAKCAYFSFDIDKMLLRPMLSAIVMGIGVYFTYHKFIAYTGSNGLSTITSVIIGIIVYIIMIVLTGCVSLKDIVNYIKERKQRK; from the coding sequence ATGTCAAAAAAACAAAGTTTCATCACAGGGGCTTTGGTTCTTGGGGTTTCGGGAGTAGCTGCAAAAGCTCTGGGTATATTCTTCAGATGGCCGGTTACCATGTTAATCGGAGATGAAGGCATAGGAATTTATCAGCTTTCTTATCCTATTTATATGTTTATAATAGGTATAATGTCGGGTTTTCCTGTCGCGATATCCAGCATGGTATCTCAAAGGGTGGCGGTAGGAAACAGGTTTGGAGCTTACAGGGTGTTTAGGATATCCCTTTATATACTGGCCTTATTGGGTTTTTTTTCGTCACTCATTCTGTATTTCGGTGCTCCTCACATTATAAGAGCCCTCCGTTGGGGGAAGGAGGCCTATTATTCTCTGGCAGCTGTGGCTTTTGCCCCTGCCTTTGTAGCAATAATGAACTGCTACAGGGGATATTTTCAAGGGCTTCAGATGATGACACTGCCTGCTATATCCCAAATAGTAGAACAATTAGGAAGAGTAGTGATAGGAGTCAGCCTTACATATTACTTTCTTCCCTTGGGAGTGGGTTTTGGTGCTGCAGGTGCATCCTTAGGTGCCGGTGCCGGTGCAATATTAGGTTGTAGCATACTGATATTCGGATTTTTAAGGGATAAAAATGATCTTATTCCATCGGAAAAAAACAGCAAGGAAAGTGTTGTAAAAGTAATAAAGATTATATTATTTACTGCTTTTCCCATATCTCTGGGGATGACGGTGAATTCCGTCATGTCCCTTATAGATTCCATTGTGGTTCCGGGGCAGCTGCTTTCTGCCGGCTTCAGCAGCAAGATAGCTACAGAGCTTTACGGACAGCTGGCAGGAAAGGCCCATGTGCTTATAAATGTGCCTTTGACTTTATCTACGGCATTGAGTATATCACTGGTGCCTGCCATATCTGAAGTGAGGGCGCTAAAGAGCTTTGAGAGAGTCAAAAAAAGGTCGGAAAGCGCTTTTAAAGCTGCTGTTATTTTGGGGCTTCCGTCCACAGTAGGCTTATTCTTGCTGTCAGATCCCGTTCTTCATCTTGTTTTTCCAGGAAAAAGTGAAGGCGCTTTAATACTTCAAATATTATCAGCCAGTATCATTTTCATAATAATAGCTCAGACCATGGTAAGCATACTTCAGGGCTGCGGAAAAGTGTTCACCCCCGTTAAAAATATCGCCTTAGGCTCGCTGATAAAATTTATTGTATGTTACATATTAACGGGCATGCCGGCAATAAACATAAAGGGTGCCGCCATTTCATCAGTTATCGGACATATGGTTGCAGCCCTTTTAAGCTATAGAGATGCCGCCAAGTGCGCATATTTCTCCTTTGACATAGATAAAATGCTCTTAAGGCCAATGCTCTCGGCCATTGTTATGGGGATAGGAGTTTATTTTACATACCATAAATTCATAGCATACACCGGCAGTAATGGTTTATCTACCATAACATCAGTAATAATTGGTATAATAGTATATATAATCATGATAGTATTGACGGGATGTGTATCCTTGAAGGATATTGTAAATTATATAAAGGAAAGGAAACAAAGGAAATAG
- the mazG gene encoding nucleoside triphosphate pyrophosphohydrolase, whose amino-acid sequence MGNITIVGLGPGSFDDLTLRAVREMENAKAMFLRTRKHPTVEYIEKLGLIFKSFDEEYDTLSTFEDVYMNIAQKIIEAARIEDVVYAVPGHPLVAEDTVQRILKISEDEGIKVSIVSSVSFIDAVIGSLSIDPIEGLKVLDGLQIKEQKLDTASHNIITQVYNRRVASDVKLKLMEQYEDETQVILIKAAGVPGLERIEPMPLYEIDRAEWVDYLTSLYVPPINKKKRYEFEDLISVMERLRGEDGCPWDKEQTHESLKQYLIEESYEVLEAIDEGDIDKFCEELGDVLLQVVFHASIAMDRGDFDITDVTDRITDKMIKRHTHIFGSDICDTPDQVVDNWEEIKKKEQGFNTVTDTLRHVPKNLPALMRSYKVQDKAARVGFDWDSVEGALLKVNEEIREFLDVYKSENYGKIEEELGDLLFAVVNVCRFQNVMPEFALNGTTEKFIKRFSYIEREAISQGKKMEKMTLEEMDALWNAAKMNNFLKSDKN is encoded by the coding sequence ATGGGTAATATTACAATAGTAGGATTGGGGCCGGGCTCTTTTGATGACCTTACCTTAAGAGCGGTTAGGGAAATGGAGAATGCCAAGGCCATGTTTTTAAGGACCAGGAAACATCCTACAGTAGAATATATTGAAAAATTAGGTCTTATTTTTAAAAGCTTTGATGAAGAATATGATACTCTTTCTACCTTCGAAGATGTCTATATGAATATAGCTCAAAAAATAATAGAAGCGGCAAGAATAGAAGATGTGGTATATGCCGTTCCCGGACACCCACTGGTTGCTGAGGACACGGTACAGCGCATATTAAAAATTTCGGAGGATGAGGGGATAAAGGTTTCCATTGTAAGTTCCGTAAGCTTTATTGATGCGGTGATAGGTTCTTTATCCATTGACCCCATTGAAGGCCTCAAAGTATTGGATGGCCTTCAGATAAAGGAGCAAAAATTAGATACGGCGTCACACAACATAATTACTCAGGTATATAACAGAAGAGTGGCCTCAGATGTAAAGCTTAAGCTTATGGAACAATATGAGGATGAAACCCAAGTGATACTTATAAAAGCAGCGGGTGTTCCAGGGCTAGAGCGGATAGAGCCTATGCCTTTATATGAAATAGACAGGGCGGAATGGGTGGACTATCTAACAAGTCTTTATGTTCCTCCCATAAATAAGAAAAAAAGATATGAATTTGAGGATTTGATATCTGTAATGGAAAGGCTCAGAGGGGAGGATGGCTGCCCCTGGGATAAAGAGCAGACTCATGAATCCTTAAAGCAGTACCTTATTGAAGAAAGCTATGAAGTCTTAGAAGCCATCGATGAGGGGGATATAGATAAATTCTGCGAGGAATTGGGAGACGTCTTATTACAGGTTGTTTTTCATGCCAGCATAGCCATGGATAGGGGAGATTTTGACATAACGGATGTGACAGACAGGATTACAGATAAGATGATAAAAAGGCATACACATATATTCGGCAGTGATATATGCGATACTCCCGATCAAGTGGTGGATAACTGGGAAGAGATTAAGAAGAAAGAGCAGGGTTTTAATACAGTAACTGATACCCTAAGGCATGTACCTAAAAATCTGCCCGCCTTAATGAGAAGCTACAAGGTTCAGGATAAAGCCGCAAGAGTGGGCTTTGACTGGGATAGTGTCGAAGGGGCCTTACTTAAGGTAAATGAAGAAATTCGGGAGTTTCTTGATGTATATAAATCAGAAAATTATGGTAAGATAGAAGAAGAGCTTGGAGATCTGCTTTTTGCTGTTGTCAATGTATGTCGGTTCCAAAATGTGATGCCGGAATTCGCCCTTAACGGGACGACGGAGAAGTTTATTAAGAGGTTTAGCTACATAGAAAGGGAAGCAATTTCTCAAGGTAAAAAAATGGAGAAAATGACCTTAGAGGAGATGGATGCGCTGTGGAATGCGGCTAAAATGAATAATTTTTTAAAAAGTGATAAAAACTAA
- the spoVT gene encoding stage V sporulation protein T encodes MKATGIVRRIDDLGRVVIPKEIRRTLRIREGDPLEIFTDREGGVILKKYSPIGELSDFAKEYAESLQQSIGHTVCISDKDTIIAVTGAPKKEYMEKRVSEDIERVMEERRTILRKGKNEGKGFAVSSDEEDGSKYSAQVIAPIIAEGDPIGAVIIFSKDAEVMMGDLESKLAETAAGFLGKQMEQ; translated from the coding sequence ATGAAGGCTACAGGCATTGTTAGAAGAATAGATGACCTAGGAAGGGTTGTAATTCCAAAAGAGATAAGGCGAACACTTAGAATACGAGAAGGTGATCCTCTTGAGATATTTACCGACCGAGAAGGAGGGGTAATTCTCAAGAAATATTCCCCCATCGGAGAATTAAGTGATTTTGCTAAAGAATATGCAGAATCATTGCAGCAATCCATAGGCCATACAGTATGTATTTCTGATAAAGACACTATTATTGCAGTGACAGGTGCTCCTAAAAAAGAGTACATGGAGAAAAGAGTCAGCGAAGACATAGAAAGGGTTATGGAAGAGAGGAGAACTATACTTAGAAAAGGCAAGAATGAAGGAAAGGGCTTTGCCGTATCTTCAGACGAAGAAGACGGGTCTAAGTATTCTGCACAGGTTATAGCGCCTATCATAGCAGAAGGAGATCCTATAGGCGCCGTAATTATATTTTCAAAAGATGCTGAGGTTATGATGGGCGATCTGGAAAGCAAATTAGCAGAGACGGCAGCAGGTTTCCTGGGAAAACAGATGGAACAATAG
- a CDS encoding HU family DNA-binding protein, with amino-acid sequence MYFNQRILGGKTMNKADLITSIAEKSGLTKKDAEKALKALIDSVEEALEKGEKIQLVGFGTFEVRTRGERKGRNPRTMEEIAIPASKVPVFKAGKEFKDRVNK; translated from the coding sequence ATGTACTTCAACCAACGTATTTTAGGAGGGAAAACGATGAACAAAGCTGATTTAATCACAAGTATAGCTGAAAAAAGTGGATTAACCAAAAAAGATGCTGAAAAAGCTCTAAAAGCTCTTATAGACAGTGTAGAGGAAGCATTGGAAAAAGGTGAAAAAATCCAGTTAGTTGGATTCGGAACATTTGAGGTAAGAACAAGGGGAGAAAGAAAAGGCAGAAATCCAAGGACAATGGAAGAAATAGCTATTCCGGCTTCAAAAGTTCCAGTATTTAAAGCAGGTAAGGAATTCAAAGATAGGGTAAATAAATAG
- the yabQ gene encoding spore cortex biosynthesis protein YabQ has protein sequence MISTVEAQFTSLIISVFAGLSVGILFDIYRTINYYARPSKAFLYFMDLLFWVVTASVVFIILLNADFADLRIYTFFGMTLGIVVYIKLFSSYILKFFRFLIYSISKLIRILIITIKLPFKLLYSVAWGPMNYIGTSLIVACKNIYAYAFRIIKKINTKK, from the coding sequence ATGATATCCACAGTTGAAGCTCAGTTTACATCTTTAATAATTTCTGTTTTTGCCGGGCTTTCCGTAGGAATTTTATTTGACATATACAGGACTATTAATTATTATGCCAGGCCATCAAAAGCCTTTCTTTATTTTATGGACTTGCTGTTTTGGGTTGTGACTGCCAGTGTAGTTTTTATAATACTTCTTAACGCGGATTTTGCAGATCTTCGAATATATACTTTCTTTGGGATGACTTTAGGCATAGTGGTATATATCAAGCTTTTTTCTTCATACATATTAAAATTTTTTAGATTTCTTATATATTCAATTTCCAAGCTTATAAGGATACTCATAATTACCATAAAGCTGCCATTCAAGCTTTTATACAGCGTAGCCTGGGGACCTATGAACTATATAGGGACATCCCTTATCGTTGCCTGCAAAAACATATATGCTTATGCATTCAGAATCATTAAAAAGATAAATACTAAAAAATAG
- a CDS encoding peptidylprolyl isomerase, translated as MNRLKNKVISMALIFSLGISASGCGLIEKSPEAIAKQRVAKIGDEYITRGELDEMFTPMLEQLKASPQYGADYLESAEGKELLKSQKTETLDGMIEQKLFEQKSKELNLFKDENEISEGIKTSRDNLVTAYGSEEELNKKLEEAKISNELFDKILRGQVISQKVTEHIIKDVTVSDEAVQKYYDENKASMTEQPNTMNVSHILLKTEEDAKAVKQRLLNGEDFATVAKEKSTEEAAQQTGGDLGEIMYNDPNYDQDFVKAAMALKEGEISDPVLTQFGYHIIKVTKKTEYPIQEFDAVKDSIKYQLVYDEQYKVYSDALSEWREKAGVEVYEDKIV; from the coding sequence TTGAATCGATTAAAGAATAAAGTAATATCTATGGCTTTGATTTTTAGCTTAGGAATTTCCGCCTCAGGGTGCGGTCTTATAGAAAAAAGTCCGGAAGCCATAGCAAAACAAAGGGTTGCAAAGATAGGAGATGAATATATAACAAGAGGCGAACTGGATGAGATGTTCACTCCCATGCTGGAACAACTTAAAGCTAGCCCCCAATATGGCGCTGATTATCTTGAAAGTGCCGAAGGCAAAGAACTTTTAAAGTCTCAAAAGACGGAGACTTTGGATGGAATGATTGAGCAGAAGCTTTTTGAGCAAAAGTCAAAGGAATTGAATCTCTTTAAGGATGAAAATGAGATAAGTGAAGGAATAAAAACAAGCAGGGATAACCTGGTTACAGCATACGGCTCTGAGGAAGAGCTCAATAAAAAATTGGAAGAAGCCAAGATTTCCAATGAATTATTCGATAAAATATTAAGAGGTCAGGTTATATCCCAGAAGGTTACCGAGCATATCATAAAGGATGTTACCGTTTCTGATGAGGCAGTTCAAAAATATTACGATGAAAACAAGGCTTCAATGACAGAGCAGCCCAATACCATGAATGTATCCCACATACTTTTAAAGACTGAAGAAGATGCAAAGGCTGTAAAACAAAGGCTTTTAAACGGTGAAGATTTTGCAACCGTGGCAAAGGAAAAGTCGACTGAAGAAGCAGCGCAGCAAACGGGCGGAGACTTAGGAGAGATAATGTATAACGACCCAAATTACGATCAGGACTTTGTAAAAGCCGCCATGGCCCTTAAAGAGGGTGAAATCAGCGATCCGGTTTTAACTCAGTTTGGATACCATATAATAAAAGTAACTAAGAAAACAGAATATCCCATCCAGGAATTCGATGCCGTCAAAGACAGCATTAAATATCAGCTGGTTTATGATGAACAGTATAAAGTATACAGCGATGCCTTGTCAGAATGGAGAGAAAAAGCCGGAGTAGAAGTATATGAAGATAAAATAGTATAA